TCCTGTCCGGGGGCAATATCCTTGCGGATCAAGGCAGGGATGCTCAATCTGCCTTTTGAGTCGATTTTGTGGTCGGTTCTGCCGGTGTAACCTCTGCTCTTCAGCATCCAGATTTCCTGTCGCTTGGGAAACAATTGTAAATAAAAAGCATAAAGCGGATAGAAATTCTTCCCACGATTCCCCACAACTCACCACTATCATAAAATATAGCCCTATTTTTTGGCTTGTCAAGCACAAAAATAGGGAAATTTGATTATTAAACATTTTTTTTAAAACTTACCCAAGCGCAATTCAAGTGGAAGTGAGTTCGATTTAGGATTTTAGGGGAGGAATTAATGACTAATAAAAGGACATTGGGGACGTAATCGACTTGGATGAAAGCGAGGGTTCATGGTCGTGATTCTTCGGTAAAAGGAAAAAAAAGGGAGCAGGTATTTCTCCGGCTTCCAAATTATTGGCTTGCAGTAATAAGACAATCACGGAACGCTCCAGAAAGCAGTGTAACTTTGATTTCCCGCGTTGCGCCACTCCCAATCTCGACCATTTTGCTGACGTCAGCAAAATGGTCTTCGATACGATACCCGCTATTGAAACAAGCCAGCTTAGCCTTCTCAATTACAGCCTCAAAGTTCCGGTATTGCGTGTATTCCAGAACCTCCGCCAGGTCGCGGCTCTCCCAATACTCATTATTCGCTTCGTTCGTGCGCTTGATACGCTCGAAAGGCGACACATGTCCGCCTGTTGGCTTCGCAATTTCCTTCGCCATTATTTCTTCCCTCCCAGATAACATGCTAACGGAATTTCTGTGCTGCCTACGGTCAATGAATTAAGTCCCATTGCCCATGTATCGGGCGTCTTTATATGGTTTCCGCATAATGCGCTATGTCAATTTGCTAATCATAATGATAGTATACATCATGCGCGCACTCTGTCAATACCCAAATTCACTTTCCGGCAATCGCCCATTTTTTTCCGGCATAAGCGGCTCTTTCTTTCACCTCCGCTCTTGAGACAAAATCCCCCCGCCGCATTAAGCGGCGACCCTCTTATAAAGGGGGTAGAAAGACGCCCACATAGCTCCCCCCTTAACAAGGGGGGATGCCGACAGGCAGTGGGGATTTTTCACATTTCCTGCCCCATCTTTTTTATATATATTGCATTCATGGAACACGATAAACTCTCGACCCGAAGCTACCGTTACAGCCCCCTGACCGGGTGTGCGTCGCAGTATCCGGAGGAAAGGACAGCTTCTCGCTCCTCCATCCCAATCTCTGGCGGGCGGCGCGGTTATGGTGGGAAGCTTATGGCGACCATCCGCTGCATAAAGAAAAGGCTGTTTGACATGAACCGATACTTCACTATATTTAAAAAGGTTTTTGTAAAAGCCGTATAAATCATATAGATCCTGAAACAAGTTCAGGGTGACGCTTGTCATGCCGAACTTGTTTCGGCATCTACTGAGGTATATGGTGACTCACACATCCTTTCCTTTTCGGGGGTTCTATGAAACGCTACGGTTCGGTTCTCAAAGTCAAACCCGGCTGCCTGGAGGAATACAAGCGTCTCCATGCGGCGGTCTGGCCCTCGGTTTTGAACATGATCAAAAAGTGCAACATCCGCAATTACTCAATCTATTACAAGGACGGTTACCTGTTCAGTTA
This Candidatus Latescibacter sp. DNA region includes the following protein-coding sequences:
- a CDS encoding DNA replication protein DnaD produces the protein MAKEIAKPTGGHVSPFERIKRTNEANNEYWESRDLAEVLEYTQYRNFEAVIEKAKLACFNSGYRIEDHFADVSKMVEIGSGATREIKVTLLSGAFRDCLITASQ